The region TGCAAAGCCGCCTTGCGCAATGGCGGCATGGTGATCATCAATGAACTGAGCGATAAGTCCGTGTTTACGCATTTGACGTTCGGGCTGCTCAAAGGCTGGTGGTTGCATCAGGACACCGCGTTGCGCATTGAAGGCAGCCCGGCGATAGCGCCTGACACCTGGCGAGAAATTCTGGAAGAAGAGGGGTTTCATTCGGTTGAGTTTCCGGCGCAGAAAGCCCATGCATTAGGGCAAACCATTATTGTTGCCCTCAGCAACGGCGTCATTCGCCAGCAAGCGACGCTATCGAAGAAAAGCCATCAGCCTGCAAAACAACAGGCGACCCCTCGTCCCGCCGCACCGGCTTCGGCGCCCGAGGCCGGCCTCACCGAAGAGCGCATGGCGGCGCACATCAGCGAGGCGATCCTGTCTGCTCTGGCGCAAGCGGTGAACCTTTCTCCTGAGCAGATCGATGCCGAAACCGCCTTCTCCGAATACGGCATTGACTCCATTCTGACGGTTAATTTCACCAATAAAATTAACGAATTGATTGGCGTCCGCCTGAACCCGGCCGCGCTTTACGATTACCGTTCCGTCGCCTCGTTGAGCGGCCATATCCAGCGCAGCGCCAGTGAGGCCGTGCGCGCCTCGCTGGCCGCTTCCAACGCCCGCGAGGGCGGCGAGGCGGTTGCGGCGCATACGGATAAGCAAGGGCCGGCCGCCGCAAGCGCGCACGATGCAAACAGGCTGAAATATATTACGGACAGCGTGATTGACGGGCTGGCAAAGACGGTCAACCTGCAGCCCGAGCGTATCGATGAGCAGACGGCATTGTCGGATTTTGGTATTGATTCGATTCTCAGCGTCAACTTTATCAATCAGATCAATCAATCACTGGGGATCGCGCTAAACCCGGCGGTGCTCTATGACTATGCGACGATAGAAGCCTTAAGCGCGCATATCTGCCGGGCTTATCCCGAGCTGCGCGTCATTGCTGAACCTCTCGCCGCGCCGCAACCCCCTGCAGACCGGCGCCGAGAGCCTGCGCCGCCGAAAGCCGCACCAGAAGCGAAAGCCTCCGGGCAGCGGAACGTTGAAACGGATGCCATCGCGGTGATCGGCATGGCGGGGCAGTTCCCCGGCGCCGAAGATATCCAGGGTTTCTGGGACAATCTTGCGGCAGATAATGCCGGGATTGAAGCCTTGCCTGACCATTATTTGGATCCCGCGAGATATTCCGCCGATACGGACAAGGACGCGGCCGTCCGGGACGGGAAAACCTATTGCAAGTGGGGCGGTATCGTTAAAGACCGGGACTGTTTCGATGCCGGGTTTTTCCGCATTTCCGCGCAGGACGCCCTGTCGATGAGCCCTCATCAGCGCCTGGTGCTGCAGGAAAGCTGGAAGGCGCTGGAAGATGCCGGCTATAACCCCAAAGCGCTGTCCGGCGCCAACGCGGGGGTGTTTATTGGCGCGGAGCCCGCCAATTACCATCAGGGCTCTTTTGTTGGCTCGTCCGAGGCGATCATCGCGTCGCGCGTCTCTTATTTTCTGGATATGAAAGGCCCGGCACTGGTGGTAAATACCGGCTGTTCATCTTCAGCCGTGGCGATACACCTGGCGTGTGAAAGCCTGCGTCGCCAGGAGACGGAGCTTGCACTGGCAGGCGGCGTCTTTACGGCGCTGGATGCCGACGCGCTGGCGAGTCTGTCCGGTATTGGGCTGTTGTCCCACCAGGCGGCATGCCCCATTTTTGACCAGGACGCTGACGGCATGCTGCTGTCGGAAGGGATTGGGCTGGTGGTGCTGAAAAGGCTGGATCAGGCCATTGCGGACGGCGATCCCATCCACGCCGTCATCCGCGCCTCGGGGATCAATCAGGATGGTGCCAGCAACGGCATCACGGCGCCGAGCGGAACCGCGCAGCAACAATTGCTGGAACAGGTCTATCATAAGTATCGCATTAATCCCGAAGAGCTCAGCTACCTTGAAGCTCACGCCACCGGCGGCAAATTGGGCGATACCATTGAGGTGAATGCGCTGGTGCGCGCGTTTAAAGCGCTGACCGCAAAGCGGCATTTCTGCGCCCTGGGCAGCGTGAAATCGCATATTGGCCATACTTCTGCCGCGTCAGGCGTGATTGGGCTGATAAAAATCGTGCTGTCGATGCGCCACCGTCAACTGCCGGGTTTGAAAGATTATCGGCAAATCAACCCGTTATTCGAATTGGATGACTCCGCATTTTATCTTCAGAGCTCGGCCTCCGCCTGGCACGGCCACGGCGATAAACCCCGGCTGGCGGCCCTGAATTCTTTCGGCCACAGCGGAACCAACGCCCATTTGGTGATCGAAGAGTATGTCGCGACGCAAGCGGCAGCCGAACCGGTCAACGCCGGTTGGATTATTCCCCTGTCGGCCAAAACACCGGACCGACTGTACGCGCAGGCCGAGGCGCTGAGCGCCTGGCTGGAGACGATGGGGCGACAGGGCCGCGAGAGCGAAGCCTTTATGCAATCCATGGCGTACACGTTGCAAATCGGGCGAGAAGCGATGCCGGAACGCTTCTTGATGATCGTGCGCGATCATCGTGACTGCCTGCGGCAGCTACAGGCCTTTTGCCGCAAGCAAACCGCGACAAGCCATGCCGCGAATGCCGCCAGGAAGCAGCCGCCGTTAAGCGCTGAGGCTTATCAAGATCGCGGTTTGCAGCGGCTTTCCCATGCCGAGCTGGAGACTATCGGCAGCGCCTGGCTGCAGGGCCGCCCCGTTAATTGGCAAAGCTTCTATTCGTCGGCGCCCAAAAGAATTCACTTGCCTGGCTATCGCTTTGCGAAAGAGATTTTCCGTGCGTCGGACGCCGGCCCCAGCGAAAAAAACCGGCAAGCGGGCAGCGCAATTGCCGACGGCCATTATCCGATTGGGAAAGTGGGATTATTTAGGGCCGGGCATCCCTGGAGCCGGCCTTTTAATCGCCATCATCCCGTTTTACGCCATCACAAGGCATTCGGCCAATCGCTGATGCCCGGCCTGGCGTACATCGATCTGCTGTTCCAATTTTTCCATCGCCAGGGCATGGATTATCGGCGGTTGGAAATGCGTAATCTGGTGATCCACCACCCCCTGACCATCGCCGACGATTACGCGGTGGAGGCGCACATCAGTTGCCAAAAACATGAGCAAGGGTACTGGCAGCTTCGCGTTGAAGGCAGCGAAGTGTTTGATGATCATCGGCAGTCAGAACTGAAGACCTATATGAGTGCGGAAATGCACTCGGTTCAGGCGGCGCCGTTTGATGAAACGCTTGATTTAGCCCCGTTGAAACAGGGCGCTACCGGGCGGTTGGGGCTACGTGAAGCCTATGAGACCTTTGGCGGCACCGATATTCGCCACAGCGGGCCGATGGTCGGCGACGGCGTCATTTATCACCTGCCCATGGCAAATCTGATCGACATTGCCGTGCCTGAAGAACCCTTGCCCGGCGCCGAAGACTATCTGTTCCATCCGGTGTTGATCGACGGGAGCGCCATCGGCTCCGGCAGCCTGTTTCTGGAGCAGAACGCGCAGCAGGATATCTTCTTGCCGCTTTATTACGAATCTTTCCGGGCGACGGCGCCATTATCGGCACAGTGTATTACCCGCATCGGCCGCGACTCGCTGAAACAAACGCCGCAGCTCTCCTACCTGACCATGGAGTTCTTTACTCCCCACGGAGAAAAGATTGGCGAGCTGAAAAATTTCACCTGCAAGCGCGTGCGCGACGCCGCGGCGATCAACGCATCACAACCTCAGGCCGCCGTGACGACGCAGGCCGCTGCCGCCGTCATGTCCGCCGAGCACATTGAGCCTATGAAAAATGAAACCCTGTCTGTAACCGCAGCCATAGCCGCGGATACGCATGATTCAGCATTGGAATGCGCTGAGCAGCGCGTGAAAAAGATCCTGGCGGATACGCTGACGAAAAGCCCTGAAGAGATTGAAACCGATATCGGTTATTACGAGTTGGGTTTGGACTCCGCCGGGCTGTTGCATATGGTGAAGTTGCTGGAACAGTCGCTCAAGGTGAAATTGAACCCGACGGTGCTGTTTGAATATGCCAACGTCGGTGAACTCGCCGCGTATTTGCTTGAGCAGTATCCGATGTCGTTCCTCGCGGCGGATAAGGCAAGCGCCGCACAGGAGGGCGTTTCTCCCCAGACGCAGAGCGAGAGCCAAACGGATGTCGCAGCGAACGACGCGAAACAGCAAGCGCCTCGTTCGTCTGCCGACATTCGGCAACCTGCGGCGAGCGGCGACGAAGATATCGCGGTGATCGGGATTGCGGGGCGATACCCCGGAGCGCGGGACATGGCGGAGTTTTGGGCCAATCTCAACGCCGGCAAGGATTCCGTGACGGAAATTCCCGCGGAGAGATGGCGGAAAGAGGTCCTGGATGGCGTCGCTTCCCCTTCGGGCCGCCCGATTTCACGCTGGGGTGGATTTATCGACGATGTGGACTGTTTCGACGCCCAGTTCTTCCGCGTATCCCCGCGGGAGGCGCAATGGCTCAACCCTCAAGAGAGGCTGTTCCTGGAAACCTGCTGGACGGCGATCGAGGATGCAGGTTACACGCCGGAGACGCTGGTGGCTGAAGAGGGACCCAATAAACGGCGCGACGTCGGCGTCTTTGTGGGGGTAATGCATAACGATTATGCCCTGATCGCGGCGGAAATCGTCAATCGCGGGCAGGTCATGCCGCTGTCGATGAACCATGCCCCCATCGCTAACAGGGTCTCTTATTTTTGCGGCTTCCACGGGCCTTCTTTTGCCATCGACACGGTTTGTTCCTCTTCCCTGACGGCGCTCCATTTGGCTCTGGAAAGTTTGCATCGGGGGGAAAGCAAGGTCGCGATAGCCGGCGGCGTTAATCTGTCCTTGCATCCTTACAAGTACATGACCTATGGGCTGGCGGACATGTACTCCAGCGATGGCCGCTGCCGGACGTTCGGCGACGGCGGGAACGGTTTCGTCTCCGGAGAAGGGGTCGGCGCGGTGTTGCTTAAGCCGCTTTCTCAGGCGCTCAAGGACCGGGACAATATTTATGCGTTGATCAAGGGCAGCGCCATCAACCATGTGGGGCAAGTGAGCGGCATTACCGTTCCCAGCCCGGTGGCGCAGGCCGATTTGATGCTGCGCTGTTACGAAAAGACCGGCATCGATCCGCGCACCATCAGCTATATCGAGGCGCATGGCACCGGAACGGCGCTGGGCGATCCGATCGAGATTCAGGGGTTGGTCAAAGCCTTCAGGCAACATACCCCCGACAAGCAGTTCTGCGCGATCGGCTCGGTGAAATCCAACATCGGTCATGCGGAGTCCGCTGCGGGCATCAGCGGGCTCAGTAAAGTGATCCTTCAGCTGCATCATAAAACGCTGGTGCCCTCACTGTTGCATGCAGAACGGGTGAATCCTTATCTGGAACTGGAGCATTCGCCTTTCTATATTCAACGCGAGGCGAAGGCGTGGGAGCAGCCAAGGGTGGAACGCAACGGTGAAGCGATCGCCGTGCCCCGGCGCGCCGGGATCAGTTCATTTGGCGCCACCGGGTCGAATGCGCACCTGATCGTCGAAGAATTTCTGCCGCCGGTCTCCCGCAGAACGGCGAGTGCTCAGCCGCTGATCGTGCCGTTGTCTGCGAAAAATGAAGACAGGCTGCGGGTTATGGCGGGCAATCTGGCGCAATTCCTGGCGAACCACCCGAATCTCGACGGACTGGCGCCTGAGGATCTGGCGTTTACACTGCAGGTGGGGCGCCGGTCATTGGAAGAGCGCGTTGTGTTTGTCGTACGGGATCTCAGGGAGCTGGAGCAGAAACTGGCGGCCTTTGCCAACGACGCCAGTTTGCCTGAGCAGAGCTGGCGGGGAAGTGCCGTCAGCAACGGCAAAGACAGCGCCCGCAGCGGCGTTTTTCTCTCGGCGGAGGATAGCGCCGCGCTGCTTCAGCGCTGGATAGCGCAAAACGCCGTTCACAAAATCGCCCGTTTTTGGGTGGAAGGTTTTAAGGTGGACTGGCCTCAGTTATACCCGCTGGCGACACCTTGCCGCATTAGCCTGCCAGGCTATCCGTTTGCCCGAGAGAAGCATTGGCTTCCCGCCCCGGACGACCTGGGGCGGATCGCTCACGCCGCATCGGCGGCCCCTTCGGACGTGACGGCGGCGCCAGGTTCAGCGCCTGTCAGCCCGGAAGAGCCCGAGAGGCTGATGCTGTTTACGGAGGCGTGGCATAAGATGCCTGCGCCGGCCGCGCCCCGGCCGCCGCGAGACTTCAACACGCTGATCTGCTTCTTGTCGCAGCCGGAAAGCCAGCGTTTGCTGCGATCGCACATGAAGACGCTGGCACCGCAAACCGAAGTGGTGTTTGTTTCCCGCGAGCCGGAACGCCGCGCAGAACGCGTTTTCTCGCTGCCGCATGCGGGCGAGGAACAGGCACTGACGGAGAACTATCACCGCTGCTTCACCCAGTTGCAATCGGCGCAGATCGACCCTCAGCGCAGCGCGATCCTGTATCTATGGCCGTTGGAAGAGCGCGGCCATTTGCCGGATTATGCCGCGCTGCATCATCTTCTGTCTTCGATGGTGAAAACCGGCATGGCGCCACAACGTCTGTTGTTGGCCGGCGCCAGCCACCATTCGCTTGACCGGGCCTATCTGGAGTCGTGGATTGGCATCGAGCGTTCCCTGACGGCCGCATTGCCGTCCACGCAATGCGCCATTGCCGCCAGCGTTGTTTCAGGGGCCGCAGCGGCCGATGAACGCGCGGTATTGGCTGCGTACGCCGTCACCGAGCCTTACCTCTCGCGGCTTTACCAGCACATAACGGCGCAAGATTTTGAAAGCGTTTGCTATGAAAATGAAGAGCGGCACGTCCTGCAGGTTCAGCCTGGCCCCGCGTCTCTGACGGGGCCGGAGGAAACGGGGATCAAGCAGGGGGGCACCTACCTGATCACCGGCGGGTTCGGCGGCCTGGGCTTGATTTTCGCCCGCTACCTGGCGCAGCGTTATTCCGCCCGGTTGATTCTGACTGGCCGCACCGCCATGAATGCGGAACGGGCCGCGGTGGTTGACGAGCTGGTGCGGTTGGGGGGACAGGTGCATTACATCCAGGCGGATGTGTGCGATGCCGGCGCCATGCGTTTTAATCTGGCGCAGGCCAGGCAAGCGATGGGGGCGATCCTTGGCGTGATTCACGCCGCCGGTATTGAAGCCGGGGAACCTGTCTTTGCCAAATCTCGTCAGGCATTCGAAGCGGTCCTGCAGCCGAAAGTTGATGGGCCGCAAAGAGTAGACGAATTGCTCACGCAGGATCCGCTGGATTTTGTCTGTTATTTCTCCTCCAGCGCCGCATTCTTGGGCGATTTCGGTTCTTGCGATTACGCGATGGGAAACCGTTTCCTGATGAGCTATGGCAAGCACCGCATGGAGCAGGTGAAACAAGGCCATCTGCGCGGCAAAACCCTGGTTATCAACTGGCCTTTCTGGGCTGAAGGGAAAATGGGCGCGCACGACAAAGAAAGCGCCGGCTTCTATCTCAGCGCGACCGGGCAGCGGGCGCTTAACAGTGCGGAAGGGCTGCAGGTCTTCGAGCAGTTGTTGCAGCAAGGCGAGGGGCAATATCTGGTTATTGCCGGAAAGCCCGCTCGCGCCGCCCAGTTGTTGGGATTGGATAAACACAGGGTGGCCGGTCCTGATTCGTCCGGCCCGTCGCACGATGGCATGGCCACGGAGGTTACCGCACGCGATCTGCAACAACCGATTCTCCATGCCGGAAAAACGGCCGATATTCGCGCCGAAGTCAGCCACATACTGAAAACGCTGATCAATCGCTTGCTCGGCACTCCGCTTGATCGGATTGGGTTGGACAGCGGTTTTGCCGATTTCGGTTTTGATTCGATCACGCTGGCGTCATTTTCCCGGGAATTGAGCCAACGTTTCAATCTCGACATTACGCCAACGGTGCTCTTCGGCCATTCCTCGGTTAAACGGCTAACGGAATACTTTTGCCGTGAACACGCGCCGGCGCTGCATGCCATGCTGTCGCCCCACATAGCCGAGGATACCGGCGCTGCCGCCATCCCCTTGGTTCAGCCGACGCCTGCCCAGGCGCCGCCTCCCGAAGTGGCCTCTGCGCCAACGCCGAACCGCGAGATCGGGGCCGCTGAAGAGCCGATCGCCATCATCGGCATGAGTGGCCGTTTTCCGCAGGCGGACAGCATCGACGAATTCTGGGATGCGTTGATTCAGGGGAAAAGCGGTATCGGCGAGATGTCTGAGCCGCGTTGGGACTGGGGCGCAGTCACCGACAACGGAACGGCTGTTCCGCAATGGGGCGCGTTCATGACGGATATCATGCGGTTTGATGCCGCTTTCTTTGATATCACGCCGAAAGAGGCGATGGACATGGACCCCAGACAGCGCATTTTTCTGCAAGAAGCCTGGCGCACGTTTGAAGATGCAGGTTACATGGGGCAGCGCATCCGCGGCATGTCCTGCGGCGTGTATGTCGGTGCGGAAGAGAGCGATTACGGCATGCTTGTCGGCGATCAAGGGTCGATAAATGGCAATCAGAACGCCACGCTGGCAGCGCGGATTTCATATGCTCTGGATCTGAAAGGGCCGAACCTGGCCCTGACCGCGGCTTGCGCATCGGGCCTGGTCGCCGTTCATCAGGCCTGCCTGGCGTTGCGCCAGGGAGATTGCGAGATGGCGCTGGCAGGGGGGATTAACCTGTTAATGACGCCGTGGGTGTATCAGAGCATGCATCGGAGCGGGATGCTGTCGCCCGACGGCAACGCCAGCGT is a window of Serratia plymuthica DNA encoding:
- a CDS encoding SDR family NAD(P)-dependent oxidoreductase; translated protein: MPKIADNQWDTETDVLLQSHHPHAINAWLAQLLYLQLDRLGVFSASAHREDFTEHADRWGLDPQFQPWWRESIRLLLAAELIAWRDGVLVCRGPSAEQAEAVWRAWDDFRDGHRHDPARMTQMNLVDACLRHLPQILTGELPATEVLFPNASMEKVEGIYKDNPVSDLFNRVLTETVSDYVSGVLRQDREAQLSLVEIGAGTGGTTAMVLPALMTHQRNIRQYLYTDLSQAFLMHARRCYGPTCPFLDYALWDIEQPLATQPIPPASFDVAIATNVLHATKDIRSTLRHCKAALRNGGMVIINELSDKSVFTHLTFGLLKGWWLHQDTALRIEGSPAIAPDTWREILEEEGFHSVEFPAQKAHALGQTIIVALSNGVIRQQATLSKKSHQPAKQQATPRPAAPASAPEAGLTEERMAAHISEAILSALAQAVNLSPEQIDAETAFSEYGIDSILTVNFTNKINELIGVRLNPAALYDYRSVASLSGHIQRSASEAVRASLAASNAREGGEAVAAHTDKQGPAAASAHDANRLKYITDSVIDGLAKTVNLQPERIDEQTALSDFGIDSILSVNFINQINQSLGIALNPAVLYDYATIEALSAHICRAYPELRVIAEPLAAPQPPADRRREPAPPKAAPEAKASGQRNVETDAIAVIGMAGQFPGAEDIQGFWDNLAADNAGIEALPDHYLDPARYSADTDKDAAVRDGKTYCKWGGIVKDRDCFDAGFFRISAQDALSMSPHQRLVLQESWKALEDAGYNPKALSGANAGVFIGAEPANYHQGSFVGSSEAIIASRVSYFLDMKGPALVVNTGCSSSAVAIHLACESLRRQETELALAGGVFTALDADALASLSGIGLLSHQAACPIFDQDADGMLLSEGIGLVVLKRLDQAIADGDPIHAVIRASGINQDGASNGITAPSGTAQQQLLEQVYHKYRINPEELSYLEAHATGGKLGDTIEVNALVRAFKALTAKRHFCALGSVKSHIGHTSAASGVIGLIKIVLSMRHRQLPGLKDYRQINPLFELDDSAFYLQSSASAWHGHGDKPRLAALNSFGHSGTNAHLVIEEYVATQAAAEPVNAGWIIPLSAKTPDRLYAQAEALSAWLETMGRQGRESEAFMQSMAYTLQIGREAMPERFLMIVRDHRDCLRQLQAFCRKQTATSHAANAARKQPPLSAEAYQDRGLQRLSHAELETIGSAWLQGRPVNWQSFYSSAPKRIHLPGYRFAKEIFRASDAGPSEKNRQAGSAIADGHYPIGKVGLFRAGHPWSRPFNRHHPVLRHHKAFGQSLMPGLAYIDLLFQFFHRQGMDYRRLEMRNLVIHHPLTIADDYAVEAHISCQKHEQGYWQLRVEGSEVFDDHRQSELKTYMSAEMHSVQAAPFDETLDLAPLKQGATGRLGLREAYETFGGTDIRHSGPMVGDGVIYHLPMANLIDIAVPEEPLPGAEDYLFHPVLIDGSAIGSGSLFLEQNAQQDIFLPLYYESFRATAPLSAQCITRIGRDSLKQTPQLSYLTMEFFTPHGEKIGELKNFTCKRVRDAAAINASQPQAAVTTQAAAAVMSAEHIEPMKNETLSVTAAIAADTHDSALECAEQRVKKILADTLTKSPEEIETDIGYYELGLDSAGLLHMVKLLEQSLKVKLNPTVLFEYANVGELAAYLLEQYPMSFLAADKASAAQEGVSPQTQSESQTDVAANDAKQQAPRSSADIRQPAASGDEDIAVIGIAGRYPGARDMAEFWANLNAGKDSVTEIPAERWRKEVLDGVASPSGRPISRWGGFIDDVDCFDAQFFRVSPREAQWLNPQERLFLETCWTAIEDAGYTPETLVAEEGPNKRRDVGVFVGVMHNDYALIAAEIVNRGQVMPLSMNHAPIANRVSYFCGFHGPSFAIDTVCSSSLTALHLALESLHRGESKVAIAGGVNLSLHPYKYMTYGLADMYSSDGRCRTFGDGGNGFVSGEGVGAVLLKPLSQALKDRDNIYALIKGSAINHVGQVSGITVPSPVAQADLMLRCYEKTGIDPRTISYIEAHGTGTALGDPIEIQGLVKAFRQHTPDKQFCAIGSVKSNIGHAESAAGISGLSKVILQLHHKTLVPSLLHAERVNPYLELEHSPFYIQREAKAWEQPRVERNGEAIAVPRRAGISSFGATGSNAHLIVEEFLPPVSRRTASAQPLIVPLSAKNEDRLRVMAGNLAQFLANHPNLDGLAPEDLAFTLQVGRRSLEERVVFVVRDLRELEQKLAAFANDASLPEQSWRGSAVSNGKDSARSGVFLSAEDSAALLQRWIAQNAVHKIARFWVEGFKVDWPQLYPLATPCRISLPGYPFAREKHWLPAPDDLGRIAHAASAAPSDVTAAPGSAPVSPEEPERLMLFTEAWHKMPAPAAPRPPRDFNTLICFLSQPESQRLLRSHMKTLAPQTEVVFVSREPERRAERVFSLPHAGEEQALTENYHRCFTQLQSAQIDPQRSAILYLWPLEERGHLPDYAALHHLLSSMVKTGMAPQRLLLAGASHHSLDRAYLESWIGIERSLTAALPSTQCAIAASVVSGAAAADERAVLAAYAVTEPYLSRLYQHITAQDFESVCYENEERHVLQVQPGPASLTGPEETGIKQGGTYLITGGFGGLGLIFARYLAQRYSARLILTGRTAMNAERAAVVDELVRLGGQVHYIQADVCDAGAMRFNLAQARQAMGAILGVIHAAGIEAGEPVFAKSRQAFEAVLQPKVDGPQRVDELLTQDPLDFVCYFSSSAAFLGDFGSCDYAMGNRFLMSYGKHRMEQVKQGHLRGKTLVINWPFWAEGKMGAHDKESAGFYLSATGQRALNSAEGLQVFEQLLQQGEGQYLVIAGKPARAAQLLGLDKHRVAGPDSSGPSHDGMATEVTARDLQQPILHAGKTADIRAEVSHILKTLINRLLGTPLDRIGLDSGFADFGFDSITLASFSRELSQRFNLDITPTVLFGHSSVKRLTEYFCREHAPALHAMLSPHIAEDTGAAAIPLVQPTPAQAPPPEVASAPTPNREIGAAEEPIAIIGMSGRFPQADSIDEFWDALIQGKSGIGEMSEPRWDWGAVTDNGTAVPQWGAFMTDIMRFDAAFFDITPKEAMDMDPRQRIFLQEAWRTFEDAGYMGQRIRGMSCGVYVGAEESDYGMLVGDQGSINGNQNATLAARISYALDLKGPNLALTAACASGLVAVHQACLALRQGDCEMALAGGINLLMTPWVYQSMHRSGMLSPDGNASVFDQRANGLVPGEAVAAVLLKPLSKAKADGDRIYGCIKASGVNYDGKTNGITAPNPLRQAELLKNIYDRYRIDPRAIQYVISHSTGSQLGDPIEVQALADAFAGGGGGPHRCVLGSIKPLIGHTFAASGVVSLIAMLKAITHQTMPATHSFETCNRYINLERTPFTIERQNQPWLRRGTQPRLGAISATGISGTNAHAVIEEYIADDPESGPASKTPLPARAAAHATIVPISAKTPEALQAYVQACAQFLRDQPATRLDRLAYSLQTGRDAMAQRVAFVAADGAELREQLARFIAGQAAPGVYHMSAQSGDNVTNAQAWGDENVVPPEQIQAWIAARQWQALADAWSRGAEVDWFELYREARPPQRSAGPVYPFQGKRYWATLSPTTQRGPAVAHAQPAKTANDATMSESKTSSLDAIARQVRSLLIQTLYFEEDEVANHQPFTDLGLNSINAVGFIEALNRSLAAGVTINAIFEHPSIDALSAYLHALPRGRLAESAEAAAPALSAEQGAAAHGRQVGKAWLKQYPECIPLSRRLRAGDEREHDRSRFWIHPLTGSTGLYLKVAENLGDDYAIWGIHSRGFLTRFPPLKSIENMANYYIEILQAGNATGPYELAGYSMGGIIAYEMARQLQLAGYRVSSLILLEPPFPQPEPLRQSSPFDYRDALLMSANFFLHYSLKEILASEQAAFENLAYREQELMGIDADKQVTWLAEGCLRKGVEQPLSVVKEKIENMAQILKHNREAMAAYVVKALPNAQDIDLHYMTLSPSLNDERPDRGSASSALAENNRHVLGEALTHDESHCQRWLEYLPGAHVFRTRAKDHFHLLSERESVAMISDRCRTIYQNASAKKNTVADAEEPVAKPRQPGRERIAIIGMSGQFPGARNADEFWQLLDQGQSAFTPPPDDRGWSAGQYEGYGAFLAEIKSFDPLFFNLSPQEASMLDPCERLFLQESWKAIEDAGMRPDTLSGRRWGVFCGSGGDYTLRFAAGEHFAPNITLSQIPGRVSYSLDLSGPCLSVEAGCASSLLSIAQACDHLAQGQCDVAIAGGAQIYSTPNMLISAARFGLLSQADRGGAFSTRASGMVPGESVGVIILKPLSLALAEGDRIHGVIEGWGSNHNGRTHGMMAPSAKAQEALLSDTYQRFDIRPESITLVEAHATGMPAADAAEIAALNQVFRGQGRARQSCALGSVENNIGHAFHSSGMNHLFKVLLALKHRAIPGTPKTEDRETLPALEDGPFYINSATVPWQPEAGQARRAAISSFGATGINVHLVVAEPDANGEAREGADSRLSPAASGFERARPVYIALSGKSEKALRQRCRELLAFVQARPELDLHQLAANLLLRRTHFAYRCACAVSGVEELRHFLAQVIAGADLTPADSGYRGKANAGGQEHAASSAVACVRQAIQDPGDSGNWLRLARLYVDGIDFMTKDFHAGADIAQAFSSAEKFPLSLPTYPFEARLCWAGNAEPAPAGKSSADLAPAQPPAAAQPIVQNLLGILAELAGLAGTEIDPDEPITHYGIDSLLGLRLLNRINSAFGTAFDAELLTRGTLRAIAGEIAASPLSAPGPQDAASASHPAYIQSASLAIRRSAALTADELSLARAELGRLLQQGVGVWKDSANLHVEFNRNAPCARQALEHGNQADVLGMYLEEGVRYYPTSHIQAFVLHETEVKKRATFNIGQGFWLDMPIDLALLNQALNDMARRHAILRTGAERVAQQWAQVVHEALTLECREICWPHINDRATFEQTFARFQQSVNMALFHADRMPMFAVYLVHNGADLGAIYLVTHHFHADGFTLFMLLQELYLRYTALLSNTEFVCDKPTAEYAHFALSQFGEHRDSATAYWLGQLRDKRAPFALRDKCIARQDQPNKAGNVGKAGVYHLPVSDELLGQLQASNRRHKTTLTQLATCALAVLAYRITGVNIPIQMAYNLRDRYEFELVCGDFSSSVPLVLTLQPHFDLQQVWRTYEDAILQVQKYKHFDFVALHRQLALTGSAAHEHTLLGSLAVDSNDRDSFVEVTAFARKLLPMSLEEREPAAPLLMGLLKTNGVLSLPFVYDRRYFSPDLIQVLAEHLGFLLTLMVEQPELKVEDIPVPEMLIERLSPEEVAALDV